Within Massilia endophytica, the genomic segment GTAAAGTTTTATTAAGCGCACACAGCAATGTGTGTACTTAGGGTAGTAGTAAAACTCATCAAACACAGTAGTAAATGCTTAGAACTATAGCCGTCAAGGTTATAGGGACAAGTGAATAAGTGCACATGGCGGATGCCTTGGCGATTACAGGCGATGAAGGACGTAGAAGTCTGCGATAAGCTTCGGGGAGCTGACAAACAAGCATTGATCCGAAGATTTCCGAATGGGGAAACCCGGCCTTTTAGGTCATCGTTAGCTGAATACATAGGCTAACGAAGCGAACGCGGCGAACTGAAACATCTAAGTAGCTGCAGGAAAAGAAATCAACCGAGATTCCCAAAGTAGTGGCGAGCGAAATGGGAAGAGCCTGTACGTGATAGTCGTTTGGATAGTGGAACGCCCTGGAAATGGCGGCCATAGCGGGTGATAGCCCCGTACACGAAATTCAAGCGGTGGTACTAAGCGTACGACAAGTAGGGCGGGACACGAGAAATCCTGTCTGAAGATGGGGGGACCATCCTCCAAGGCTAAATACTCGTAATCGACCGATAGTGAACCAGTACCGTGAGGGAAAGGCGAAAAGAACCCCGGGAGGGGAGTGAAATAGATCCTGAAACCGTGTGCATACAAACAGTCGGAGCCTCTTCGTGGGGTGACGGCGTACCTTTTGTATAATGGGTCAGCGACTTACATTCAGTGGCGAGGTTAACCAGATAGGGGAGCCGTAGAGAAATCGAGTCCGAACAGGGCGCCAGTCGCTGGGTGTAGACCCGAAACCAAGTGATCTACCCATGGCCAGGTTGAAGGTGCGGTAACACGCACTGGAGGACCGAACCCACTAATGTTGAAAAATTAGGGGATGAGCTGTGGGTAGGGGTGAAAGGCTAAACAAACTTGGAAATAGCTGGTTCTCTCCGAAAACTATTTAGGTAGTGCCTCAAGTATCACCACCGGGGGTAGAGCACTGTTATGGCTAGGGGGTCATCGCGACTTACCAAACCATTGCAAACTCCGAATACCGGTGAGTGCGAGCTTGGGAGACAGACGTCGGGTGCTAACGTCCGGCGTCAAGAGGGAAACAACCCAGACCGCCAGCTAAGGTCCCAAAGATTGGCTAAGTGGAAAACGAAGTGGGAAGGCTAAAACAGTCAGGATGTTGGCTTAGAAGCAGCCATCATTTAAAGAAAGCGTAATAGCTCACTGATCGAGTCGTCCTGCGCGGAAGATGTAACGGGGCTAAGCCAGTCACCGAAGCTGCGGATATGCGCAAGCATATGGTAGGAGAGCGTTCTGTAAGCCTGCGAAGGTGTCTTGTAAAGGATGCTGGAGGTATCAGAAGTGCGAATGCTGACATGAGTAGCGATAATGCGGGTGAAAAGCCCGCACGCCGTAAGCCCAAGGTTTCCTGTTCAACGTTCATCGGAGCAGGGTGAGTCGGCCCCTAAGGCGAGGCAGAGATGCGTAGCTGATGGGAAGCAGGTTAATATTCCTGCACCGTCGTATGATGCGATGGGGGGACGGATCGCGGAAGGTTGTCTGCCTGTTGGAATAGGCAGTTTCTGGTTCATAGAAGGCGCTTAGGCAAATCCGGGCGCGGAATTCAAGGGACTGGGACGAGCGAGCTTGTCTCGCGAAGCAATCGGAAGTGGTTCCAAGAAAAGCCTCTAAGCTTCAGTCATACGAGACCGTACCGCAAACCGACACAGGTGGGCGAGATGAGTATTCTAAGGCGCTTGAGAGAACTCGGGAGAAGGAACTCGGCAAATTGGTACCGTAACTTCGGGAAAAGGTACGCCTCGGTAGCTTGACCACTTTACTGTGGAAGGGCGAAAAGGTTGCAATAAACTGGTGGCTGCGACTGTTTAATAAAAACACAGCACTCTGCAAACACGAAAGTGGACGTATAGGGTGTGACGCCTGCCCGGTGCTGGAAGATTAAATGATGGGGTGCAAGCTCTTGATTGAAGTCCCAGTAAACGGCGGCCGTAACTATAACGGTCCTAAGGTAGCGAAATTCCTTGTCGGGTAAGTTCCGACCTGCACGAATGGCGTAACGATGGCCACACTGTCTCCTCCCGAGACTCAGCGAAGTTGAAGTGTTTGTGATGATGCAATCTACCCGCGGCTAGACGGAAAGACCCCATGAACCTTTACTGTAGCTTTGCATTGGACTTTGAACCAATCTGTGTAGGATAGGTGGGAGGCTTTGAAGCGGGGACGCCAGTTCTCGTGGAGCCAACCTTGAAATACCACCCTGGTTTGTTTGAGGTTCTAACCTTGGCCCGTAATCCGGGTCGGGGACAGTGCATGGTAGGCAGTTTGACTGGGGCGGTCTCCTCCTAAAGTGTAACGGAGGAGTTCGAAGGTACGCTAGGTACGGTCGGACATCGTGCTAATAGTGCAATGGCATAAGCGTGCTTAACTGCGAGACCGACAAGTCGAGCAGGTACGAAAGTAGGACATAGTGATCCGGTGGTTCTGTATGGAAGGGCCATCGCTCAACGGATAAAAGGTACTCTGGGGATAACAGGCTGATTCCTCCCAAGAGTTCATATCGACGGGGGAGTTTGGCACCTCGATGTCGGCTCATCACATCCTGGGGCTGTAGCCGGTCCCAAGGGTATGGCTGTTCGCCATTTAAAGTGGTACGTGAGCTGGGTTTAAAACGTCGTGAGACAGTTTGGTCCCTATCTGCCGTGGGCGTTGGAAATTTGAAGGGGGCTGCTCCTAGTACGAGAGGACCGGAGTGGACGAACCTCTGGTGTACCGGTTGTCACGCCAGTGGCATTGCCGGGTAGCTAAGTTCGGAAGAGATAACCGCTGAAAGCATCTAAGCGGGAAACTTGCCTTAAGATGAGATTTCCCGGAGCCTTGAGCTCCTTGAAGGGTCGTTCGAGACCAGGACGTTGATAGGTCAGGTGTGGAAGTGCAGTAATGCATTAAGCTAACTGATACTAATTGCCCGTACGGCTTGTCCCTATAACCTTGACGGTTATGCGCATTTACCAGTGTTTGAGAACACTACCCTCTACTTCTTCCAGATTCAGGCTGCAGCGACGCCGCTGCGGCCGTACAAGTCATGCCTGATGACCATAGCAAGTCGGTCCCACCCCTTCCCATCCCGAACAGGACCGTGAAACGACTCTGCGCCGATGATAGTGCTGCAACCAGTGTGAAAGTAGGTTATCGTCAGGCTGTTATTCCGAAGAGCCCGCTAGTTGATCTAGCGGGCTTTTTCTTTTATTACACGCCCCACATGATATGTTCGCCGCCGTCCCGCGCGGCGCGCAGCATCTCCAGCAGCGGATAGGCGCGCTGGGCAAATCCAACATGCAGTTTCTCCGCCAGCTCGACCACCTCCGGATCGTCCGGCAGCTGGTGGCTGTGTCCCTGGTTCGCGTGCTCGGCGTCCACTTCCGGGTGCAGCTTGCTGAGAGCAACTTCCTGCTCCAGCACCGTGAGTGCTTCGCCGGCTTCTTCGGCGGTGATGACGCCGCGCGTCGGACTCTTGTGCAGCAGGTCCAGGATACGCTGGGCGTGCTCCTGGTACATCATGACGGCGGGGGAGGATTTGGATTTGAACGTGATTAGCATGGCGCGCTTCCTGACGTTTTTGTTGTCCTGTCCTAACAATAGCACGTCTACCAAAAGGAGTTCGTGCGCGCGCTATCGTTCAGTTCAACTTGAACGAACTCATGAAGGTATCGACATTTTCCTGTCGGAAATCCCGCTCCGGTCCGAGCACCACCACCTGGTAAACGCGCTTGCCGCGCGCCAGGAAACGGCCGTGCATCAGCATGGGCACGCCCCGGTTCTGGCCGCGTGCCTCGATGTTGAAGCCGCCGTCCTTGGTGCTTTCCTTGCCGCCCGCCGCGCCGATATTGCGCAGCATGGCCGTCTTCATGGCCTGCACCGCCAGCTGGGCCTTGGCCGGATCCGCCACCTCGGCGCTGCCCACCGCGAACAGCGTGCCGTCGATGTCGGCGGCCGACATGGTCATGTTGACCTGCTGGCCGTCCAGATCCACGCTGCGGCTGAAGGTGGCGGGCTTGCCGGGGAAGAGCACGGCGTACGGCGCGTCGCTGCTGCGGTAGTCGCGCCAGTCGAACTTGGGGCTGCAGGCGCTGAGTGCTGCAGCAGCGAGAAGAGGAATCACAAAGCGGGTTTTCATCCTGCGATGGTATCAGCTCACCCCCTTGCTAGAAAGCCCTGAGCGCCCGCCGCAGCTGGATCGCTTCCGAAACGTGAAGCTGGCCGACGGTGTCGGCGCCGCTCAGGTCGGCGATGGTGCGGGCGACACGCAGCACGCGGTGATAGGCGCGCGCCGACCAGTGGAACTGCAGCATGGCGTGGCGCAGGGTGGATTGTCCATGCCGGTCCGGCTTGCAGAAGCGGTCGATCTCGCGCGTGCTCAGATGGCGGTTGCTCTTGCGCTGGCGTGCCATCTGCCGCTCGAAGGCCTTGCGTACCCGGGCTGCGATGAGGGAGGAGGCTTCGCCTTCCACTGCCGACTGCAGGGTATCGGGCGGCACCGGGCCGACTTCGACCTGGATATCGATGCGGTCCAGCAGCGGCCCGGAGATCCGGCCCTGGTAGCGCATGATGGCGTCCGCTGAACAACTGCATTTTCCGGAGGGGTGGCCGAGGTAGCCGCAGGGGCAGGGATTCATGGCTGCGATCAGCTGGAAGCGCGCAGGGAATTCGGACTGGCGTGCGGCGCGCGAAATGGTGACGCGGCCGGATTCCAGCGGCTCGCGCAGCACTTCGAGCACGCGGCGGTCGAACTCGGGCAGCTCGTCGAGGAACAGCACGCCGCAGTGCGCGAGCGAGATCTCGCCGGGACGCGGCAGGCTGCCTCCTCCCACGAGGGCCGCGCCGGAGGAGGTGTGATGCGGCGCGCGGAAGGGCCGCAGCTTCCAGTCCTCGATGGCGAAGCCGCCCGTCAGCGATTGCACGGCTGCGGCCTCCAGCGCCTCGTCCTCCGTCATCTCCGGCAGCAGTCCCGCGAAGCGCGCCGCCAGCATGGTCTTGCCCGTGCCGGGTGGGCCGACCAGCAGGACCGAATGCGATCCCGCTGCCGCCACTTCGAGCGCACGCTTTACGCTCTGCTGTCCCTTCACATCGGCAAAATCGGCTGTCTGCAGGCTGGCGGCGGCAGGGGCCGGATGATGGCGCCGCAGCCGCGCACTGTCGTCCGAGGCGCAAAGGTGGCGGCAGACTTCCAGCAGCGTATGCGCCGGGTAGATGGTCGCGTCGCGCACCAGGGCCGCTTCATCGGCGTTCCCGGCAGGCAGGATGAAGGCGCGCCCGCCCGCGCCGCGCATGGCGAAGGTCATCGCCAGCGCCCCCCGGATCGGCCGCAGTTCGCCCGTCAGCGAGAGCTCGCCAGCAAACTCGTAGCGTTCCAGTGCGCGCGCCGGAATCTGCTGCGAAGCTGCGAGTATGCCGAGCGCAATGGGCAGGTCGAAGCGTCCGGACTCCTTCGGCAGGTCGGCGGGCGCAAGGCTGACGGTGATGCGGTGCTGCGGTACGTCGTAACCGGCGTTGACGATGGCCGCGCGCACCCGGTCGCGCGATTCCTTCACTTCGGTTTCCGCCAGGCCGACGATATGGAAGGCGGGGAGGCCGTTGGCCAGATGGACCTCGACGCTCACTTCCGGAGCCTCCATGCCGGCCAGGGCACGGCTTTTGACGACAGCAAGGCTCATGCGCTCCTCCATTGGCGACTGCTCAACCTTGGCATGCTAGCCCTTGCGCGAACGTCCTCCTTGAGCGGCCACAAAGTGCCGAATGCATGTCTTGCAAGATGGAAGTATATCAAGGATAATAATGAGAATCATTATCAATAACTAGCCAGCCAATCCGTTTCCTGGAAGCGGTCGCCAGCCAAACCACCCAGGATAGAAGAAGATGGCTTTGACCAAATCCCCCCTCGCGCTGGCGATTGCCCTGGCGCTCCCGCACTTCCCCGCATTTGCCGCCGACGAAACCGACACGACGCTGCCGACGGTGACCGTTAACGCCGCCCGCGAAGCCGCGTATAACCCAACGAGCGCCACCAGCGCCACGAAGATCGACGCGCCGCTGCGCGATATTCCGCAAACCGTGAACGTTGTGCCGCAAGCCGTGCTGCGCGACCAGGGCGCGCATTCGATGCAGGACGTGATGAAGAATGTGCCGGGCGTGGGCCTGTCGCACG encodes:
- a CDS encoding DUF1840 domain-containing protein translates to MLITFKSKSSPAVMMYQEHAQRILDLLHKSPTRGVITAEEAGEALTVLEQEVALSKLHPEVDAEHANQGHSHQLPDDPEVVELAEKLHVGFAQRAYPLLEMLRAARDGGEHIMWGV
- a CDS encoding YifB family Mg chelatase-like AAA ATPase; amino-acid sequence: MSLAVVKSRALAGMEAPEVSVEVHLANGLPAFHIVGLAETEVKESRDRVRAAIVNAGYDVPQHRITVSLAPADLPKESGRFDLPIALGILAASQQIPARALERYEFAGELSLTGELRPIRGALAMTFAMRGAGGRAFILPAGNADEAALVRDATIYPAHTLLEVCRHLCASDDSARLRRHHPAPAAASLQTADFADVKGQQSVKRALEVAAAGSHSVLLVGPPGTGKTMLAARFAGLLPEMTEDEALEAAAVQSLTGGFAIEDWKLRPFRAPHHTSSGAALVGGGSLPRPGEISLAHCGVLFLDELPEFDRRVLEVLREPLESGRVTISRAARQSEFPARFQLIAAMNPCPCGYLGHPSGKCSCSADAIMRYQGRISGPLLDRIDIQVEVGPVPPDTLQSAVEGEASSLIAARVRKAFERQMARQRKSNRHLSTREIDRFCKPDRHGQSTLRHAMLQFHWSARAYHRVLRVARTIADLSGADTVGQLHVSEAIQLRRALRAF